In Physeter macrocephalus isolate SW-GA unplaced genomic scaffold, ASM283717v5 random_12571, whole genome shotgun sequence, the sequence GACggccaggcccaggactggggCCACTGGACAGCCAGGCCTCGGGCTTCActggggcaggaaggggcagggaaaCTGTCAGATTATGACTCTAATCTAGAGCATAGGCATTCAGAAACCCACAAGTTTGGACAGTGACCTCTTCTACTCCTATGGGAACCAAATCATTTATTGATTAAGCCCCTCTCTCCTTAGGTACCTCCGACTCTTGAATTTAAAGAAGGTGGCAGGACGTGAAATAGAAAAGTCTTGTGAAGAGAAAAGAACTAACCTTGCCTCTGTAGTTCGTCCTTCCCTGCATCGAGGACACCAAGGAGAAACCGAGGGCAGGTTTCTGAGAGGAGCGTCTCTATGATACCCCAGAGGCCTTGGTACTGAGTGACAAGTGCACAGAAGTGCTGCGCCCTGCTGCCACCCTCTGGTTCAGGTGCACATGAATGATTCTTAATGCTCACGAAATCCAGTCCTCCTAAAGCTCCCCTCAAAAAGCTTCCTACGGACTTCCCAGAATGCAGCTCACAGCCTGTTATGCCCTGGATCACATAGGGGTCTGGATACAAGGAAAACAGGGACAAAGttactaaaaagcaaacaagaaagaaaggtaTGGGGAAAGGACATGGGGCTTTGgatttggggggtgggagaaaggTTTGAGATGTGAGATGACTCAAAAACCAATTGCAGTATTCGGAGCCTTTTCAGAAAGGAGAGCATTGGGGAGAGGTATGCATGTCATAAATGGTGGGGATGGGCTGTTGTAAGGCTGTAGGGTGGGCatgaggggagaaggggagcagCATGTGATGGAATCAGCCGTGCAGCATTCCAGGGTGAAGGGGAGAGTTACATTGAGAGAAGGGATCAGGCAGGAGATGCTTGAGGAGACGgattggaggaggaggaagttaCACTTCCGTTCACTCAGGCACAGAGTGGAGAAGTGAGGGCTTTGTCCTTGGGGTTAGAGAGAAGCCAGTTATGCACAAACCAACCAGGAGATGGTTACAAAGGGGGACCTTCATTTATCACACAGGAGTGCAAGAAACAGGAAGAATCTGGGATACTTGGTGGAGGTGTGGAGTCAGAGTTGGAGACTACTCTGGAGAAGTGTGTGCATGCAGTTGGGTAAAGTGGGAGGACGGGACCAAGATCCAAGAGAGTTAGTAGCCTTaaccaggagagagaaaaaccatTGAGAATCTCCCCGGAGCAGAGAACTGTACTCACATTCAACCTGGAATTTACTGACATAGTCCTGCACTTTCTGAGTGAATCCAATGAAGTAGGCTCGGAATAGGTCCTCCAGCTCAATCATCTCCTCATCGCTGAAGTTGCCCTTGGACCAGGGCTTCAGGAAAATGGCAGTGCCCGAGTCACTGTCACAGCCATGAATCTGAATATCATCCAACCAGCCTGAGGCTTGATTTCGTGCCC encodes:
- the LOC112063335 gene encoding T-cell surface glycoprotein CD1b-like, which encodes MIELEDLFRAYFIGFTQKVQDYVSKFQVEYPYVIQGITGCELHSGKSVGSFLRGALGGLDFVSIKNHSCAPEPEGGSRAQHFCALVTQYQGLWGIIETLLSETCPRFLLGVLDAGKDELQRQVKPEAWLSSGPSPGP